In Salarias fasciatus chromosome 4, fSalaFa1.1, whole genome shotgun sequence, the DNA window TCACGATTTAATGCAGCTCAGTGAGACAGAAGCTCCTCTGTCATGTCAAAGGTGGACATTTTAGAGGAAACATCTTTCCTTTGGTACCATCGTTTCATGAAGGGTTCATCAAAGGCAGGACCTACCTCTTCAGGTCGAAGTGTGTCCTTTGGTGATTCTTGAGAGCCAGCAGATTGTAGTAACGTTTCTGACACACCAGGCAGCGGAAAACTCCAGTTTTATGGGACTTCTTGTGGTTGAGGAGCGAGCAGGGGTGTCTGTATCCTCGTCCGCATTGGTCGCACTTGTGAGGTTTGTCACTTTGGTCAAGCATTGGCCTACGCCCATCACCGCCAACGTCCCGGCTTCCTCCAGCAACACCGCCACTAACTCCATCTCCTCCAGACATCCCTTTGGCTCCATTCAGGCCCGACTTGCTAAGCGAAGTGGCTCCATTTTTTCCAGGGCACAGGTGGGTTATTAGGTGGTGGCGGTCAGCAAAAAACATACCACAGTCAACACAAATGTGATTGCGGCCGTCCATTTTGTCATTGCCATTGGCTGAACCACCTCCGATACCCTGTTGCTGGCCATCTGGCCTTTGAGGACCATGAACTAACTGATGATTCAGAAGATCCTGTTTCCTAGAGAAGCTCTGGCCACAGGTGGAGCAGATCATCCTCCACTCTTGCCCTAGGTTGGATGGTCCTGGCCCTGTTGGATTATTGGCATGGCTGCGCAAGTGGCTTCTGAGGGCTCTGAGGCTGGCATAATGGTTGCCACACACGGAGCACTGATACACTTCCCCATCGTCGTCATCGTCTTTGTCGTTGCTCCCCATCCTCTTGCCTCCACTTTGAGAGTACTGTCGCTGGCTGTTGCCTTGTTTCAGGTTGGACCCCCCAGAGGGAAGAGAGGTTCCACCGGAGCTGTGGTAATTCATGTTCCCCATGAACCCATTGGACATGGTGCCCTGCTGCGTCTGCTGCTGGCCACGGCGGGGACACATGTGTGACTTAATGCCTGCTACATCGCCATACATCTCACCGCAGTCGGCACACACATGTCTGTCGGCCTGCCGATGAGCAGAGCTACTCTGGGAGAGCGAACTGCCATCAAACCTATCATGAAACTCTAGAGAGTCCAAGCCACTGCTGTGGCCTCCATCAGGAACGAAGTGGGTACCATCGCCCAGGTTTCCTGGCAGGGAGATGGGAGTGGTGGCTCCGCTGCCTTCCTGGACATAGCTCTGCTGGGAATCCAGAGTTAGGGGCTCAGGAGATAGCCAGTCATTGCCGTCGTTGTTGATGGACTGGTTAGAAGATCGCCCCTTGTGGCTTCGCAAGTGGCTGTGTAGCGCTGCCAGGTGGGGGTACTGCTTGCAGCAAATAGTACACTGGTAGTGGCCTGTCTGATGGCAGCGTTTGTGGTTGACTAGGCTGCCTGCATGCCGGTAACTCTTGCCACACTCCCCACACTTAAAACGGCGCTCTCCATCATCTGGAGAATTTGCCTGGGGCACCCGACCTCCAGCAGAGGAACCCTGTGATCCAGAACTGAGACTGTTAGAGTTGAGGATGGAGTTGTCTTGACCATgggaggcggggtgggggtcATGTGTGAGATAGTGGACTTTCAGAGTCTCCAGATCTGGGTGCCCTGTGCCACAGTAAGCACATGTATAAATGGGGTTATTGACTGGGGGGCCCATTATGGGGTCATAGGGACCTCTTTTGTCAGTGGGCAGGGGTGGTAAGGGCAGAGGGTCTCCTAGGGCTGGGGTGTACGCTGGGGATCGAACTGCACTCAGATTGTGCGGCATGATGCCTGGGAAATTGCGTGGCAGGCCGAGggcaggagaggaagagttGTGAAGAAGGATGTGTTCCTGGAAGTCAGCCTTGTTAGGCAGAGCTACCTGGCACAGGTGGCAAAAACAGGAGGAGGTGTCGTCGCTCTGAGACGACTGGGAGCCGGTgttgctactgctgctgctcaccatAGAGGCCCCGGGGGTCTTGAACTTCGAGTGAGTTCTCTCGTGGCTGTTTAAGGAAGCCAGGTTGCtaaattgtttaaaacacaCAGTACACTTAAAAGTTCCTTGTTGGTGACACTTTTTGTGATTCACCAAGCTACCGTGATGCCGGTAGGTCCTGTCGCACTGGTCACACTTGAAGGGTCTGTCCCAAGCGTCGTCGGATTCAGGAGAGCCTTTCTTTCTGTGGTCGGCTGACACGTGGCTTTGCAGAACGCTATGTCCCATACCACTGTTATTCAAATGGGAGCGTCCAAACCCGTCGGAGAGGTCCTGGGCGAGGCCGTAGTCCCTCTCGTCGTGGCCTGCTTCTTCAGACGCctcctcgttctcctcctctgcgtGGGCACTACTGGGGGACAAAGTATGGATTCGGAGGTGGTTCTTTAAAGCTACCGCATTAGGCAGCGTACGAGTACAAACTGGACACTGAAATGAACCCACCTCGTGAGACTTTTTATGATTGGCTAGGCTAGCGGCGTGCTTGTAAATCCGGCCACACTGTTCACACTCGAAACGTCCGCTTTCTTCTTGCTGATAATGTGCTTTCATATGCTCTAATAGACTTGGAGTACTCGGGCAAACCATATCACATTCTTTACAGGGGAAACCCTTGGCACGACTCATATCATGCATTGCCATAGTACTCTACAGCAAACTGAAGGAGGGAAATCACAGTTCACAACAAAGCAATGAACTGTGATGTGAGGGGGACAGGGGAGGAAATGGTGGGGGCGCTTAGCTAGTCAGCTGAGGGCGTTGGCAGCGGCCATTTTCCCCCGAGAGCCATCGGTGCTGGTGCAGTCTATCCGGGCCCACCTTGAGAGGTGGCGGGCCTGGGGTGGGGTCACACTGGCCAATGAGGTGTCACTGCAGGGAGAAaagggagaaaacagacagaggTTACTGAAAGAGCAAGAAACAACCGGTGTCACCTTACACTTCAGTCCTATCTGCTTTGTCAACAATGGCAACTCACATTCAGGAAATAGATTTCTGAAGTAGTTTCTAAATTAGACAAATCTGTTTCTGTAAAGCCTCCAGATAAACCAAGTCATTCTCCTTCAGGAGCggaattatatgtaaattagtTGTGACGGTTTTCcagtcgttctgcgcatgctcgtCTGTCACGATGAcacaatattccaagatggcggcctcgTATGGTACGGTTTGCCTCATATGGAGACTATATCCGTAACGGGAGCTTTAGGAGAAATTGATATAATGAAAGAGCAGATGGACAGGCCCAATGCGTacattttcaaagctggagCATCAAAGTCAAtccagaaagaacagaaaaatcgCCGCCAAAATGCTTCGTTTACTTCCAAGGGATGACAGTACGTCACAGTCGCCCCCTGTCCAATTAGAACGCTTCGCAGGCCCAAGCGttaaagaggatttaatccaccgtttttcccatgtaaacatcAAGCTCATGAGTGTTATTCTTCAATTGCTTACTTcggaataaaccaattccgaattGAAAACACCGATGTAACCGCACTGATTGATTCAGTGTAACGGGCTGTCtttacccaaaaaaaaaaaaaaaaaaaaaaaaaaaaaaaaaatctgttttccagCCTGAACTCAGACTACACTGAGAAGCTGCTGTCTTTATAGTTTCATGTCATCAATCTCAGAAAAGTACACCAAAACCCCCTGaatcagagggagaaaaaaaaaaaacaccagaacacCTGAATCAGAGGATATGTCGAtcaaacatctttaaaaaaacaaaactaaacattcTAATATCCATCACTTTAAACAAGAAGGATGACATGTCATTGATTGTGAGTTTTGTTAAATTCAACATGACTGGGTAATGTAAATATAGAGTTGATTTCTGACTGATATTTTAGTTTGTCTTTACACCTGCAGCTACATCACACACCTTTGTTGACAGGGTAAAGAAAAATCCTCCATCACACaacacaaccccccccccaccaccaccaccaccaccatacAGGGATTAAACACACTCAGAGGCAGTTTTAACAGGCTCATCGGTAATCTGCAGCACACAGCAGGCAACCGCTCATCTCATTACAAGAGGCACTTTTACAGCTGCACACGTGTgtacgagaaaaaaaaaactcacacaggACTGAAGTGACCTCTTCACATCATGAGCTTGAGACAAAACGCAACAAACATGACACATGGCAGCAAAAACTTTACTGAGAGCCACTTCATGAGTGACATGAAAGCCCTCGACACATCGCTCTGGATCCTACATGAGAACAGGCTCACACCAAAGCAAATGCTGCACTTTAAACTACAGCCAACCAGATGAGAGAGAAGGAAGTTTGAGTCTGACGTCATTTTTGTATGCAGAAACTCTGAAGAAACGAAATTCCATCATAAACTGTGACGTGAGCCAGAGTTTTCCTGAAGTGACCACATCAGATGTGACTAttccagtaatctgattactcccGGCTGTCGAATGTTGATCCTCAGCGAGGAGTCCTGAGTTTGCAGCTACAGACGGAGGTCTGTTCCTGTGCGATCACATCTGCAGCCTCACcggcgcacacacaccaggaggagcaggaagaacaggagcaagaggagaaagaggaggaggaggaggaggaggaggaggaggaggaggaggaggaggaggaggaggaggaggggcagagGACAaggaggtggagcgactgtgGAGCGGAGGCTGGCCTCAAACACaaggagaggaaacaggaggagtgggggaggggaggatgaCTGGCTAGGGGAGAGAGGGGCAGAGGGAAAGATGGAGGGTGAAAGtgtggaagagaggagagagggactGACGAGCGGGAAAGCAAGGATGAAGACAGTTTAGGCAGAGAGAACGCAGAGAGAGGGTTTCCTCATCAGCCCTGGTGTGTCTATATCGGAACCTCCTGAGTTCTGATTGGTTCCGACTGTGGCAGGGGGTTCTGATTTGCTCCTTTAAATTTGGCGATGTATTACCACTGATGCCCAGCAGGGGGCTCCATATATACGTTTGCAGGCTTTTATAAACCCTGTGAATCAAGTTGCCAGTTTGTTTCCACTGTATATTGTTAGGAGAAAATTCAGAATTTCCAGTTAAATGTTGTTTCCACATGGTTCTGACTACAAGTGAGCCGACGTCCTCTCAGGTAGACTTAGAGACATTCATCTCATGAAGTTAAAGCATGGATGCTATTGCAAATGCTAACAGTTGCGATAATACCGGTATAGCTGCTTCATAAAGATATTATAACAACATTGTTACAATACCTgacgctaatgctaatactgATGCTAAAGGTGATTTCAGTGATGAACAAATATGAATATTTGATGTCTGTAAGCAAACTGTTTTAATGGCCAGTGCTTTCAAATTTAAGTAATACCACCTCTGAACACTGGGCAGCAAAATAGAGTCACTAATTGAAGTTCTACTTTTTTTATTAGGTTTCTTTTAGGTGAGCCAGTTGAGCAACTGCAGGTACCAATTCACATTACAGGACGGACCTAGCAATGGTTCACTGGGGGGGTATTTCAGGTTTTTAGTGACTCAGTTTAAAAATCACTGAATAACTCAGATGTTCAAATGAGACTTTAGGTCATTTATGTAGACTTATAACAACCTAATGAACTGAATCATTAAAAACGTGCTGCTGAGTGAATGAGGGGATAGGCACAGTGGTAAAGCTGTCCATCACATTTCCTCCAACGATTTGATCTTTAACATAAATCAGACAGATAAAGTGAGAAATTATTCGAAGAGAAGCAAATTCCAGAGATACCAAAACACAAATCTGAATATTTCACTACTGTGTGATCAGAAGCTGGGGGTATTCTGATTTGTGGATACttgaggcattttttttttatctttacagACTTCAAATaactatttatttaaatttacatcgaaaaaaatcaaataattttattctgaaaatataGAAACATGACAACTTTAAAACCCCAAATTGCAAGTCACTGATATGAACTGTGAGGGTCCCAGAGGAGATCCCTGTGGAATCCCACTTGACAAATTAAAGGGACTTCAAACACCCTGAT includes these proteins:
- the LOC115386567 gene encoding zinc finger protein 646 isoform X1 yields the protein MAMHDMSRAKGFPCKECDMVCPSTPSLLEHMKAHYQQEESGRFECEQCGRIYKHAASLANHKKSHEVGSFQCPVCTRTLPNAVALKNHLRIHTLSPSSAHAEEENEEASEEAGHDERDYGLAQDLSDGFGRSHLNNSGMGHSVLQSHVSADHRKKGSPESDDAWDRPFKCDQCDRTYRHHGSLVNHKKCHQQGTFKCTVCFKQFSNLASLNSHERTHSKFKTPGASMVSSSSSNTGSQSSQSDDTSSCFCHLCQVALPNKADFQEHILLHNSSSPALGLPRNFPGIMPHNLSAVRSPAYTPALGDPLPLPPLPTDKRGPYDPIMGPPVNNPIYTCAYCGTGHPDLETLKVHYLTHDPHPASHGQDNSILNSNSLSSGSQGSSAGGRVPQANSPDDGERRFKCGECGKSYRHAGSLVNHKRCHQTGHYQCTICCKQYPHLAALHSHLRSHKGRSSNQSINNDGNDWLSPEPLTLDSQQSYVQEGSGATTPISLPGNLGDGTHFVPDGGHSSGLDSLEFHDRFDGSSLSQSSSAHRQADRHVCADCGEMYGDVAGIKSHMCPRRGQQQTQQGTMSNGFMGNMNYHSSGGTSLPSGGSNLKQGNSQRQYSQSGGKRMGSNDKDDDDDGEVYQCSVCGNHYASLRALRSHLRSHANNPTGPGPSNLGQEWRMICSTCGQSFSRKQDLLNHQLVHGPQRPDGQQQGIGGGSANGNDKMDGRNHICVDCGMFFADRHHLITHLCPGKNGATSLSKSGLNGAKGMSGGDGVSGGVAGGSRDVGGDGRRPMLDQSDKPHKCDQCGRGYRHPCSLLNHKKSHKTGVFRCLVCQKRYYNLLALKNHQRTHFDLKRHKCEECGKAFKIQKQLINHLRLHEEHRAKGLVRTGPNGSRFQQPGPSQMQAMRGESSKSHVMGVKYSHPGYKKPYSSAGTSRPQKFDPAESGRRPFACEECGKTYRHAGSLANHKNLHKIGEYHCNVCNSTYPNRLAMKNHLRLHFAQKKHNCQECGKGFRTQRQLATHTTAGLCKGPQGPGAQMDFECDGCCEGFATADALAAHDCPAQHLPSSSSTNSSTNISMERSSVDLDSDERPYACDLCSCAYKHASSLLNHKHTHKTGNFRCNFCDKPYTNYMALRNHMRIHTQRKKHICHTCGKAFRLARFLRNHQKVHEEGATPFGCPSCGKSFQGRSGLARHRCGDNQVGMDVRRKATAPTGEGEECRYTCDQCGRSYRHASSLLNHKNTHTVGIYHCAVCLKTYSNLLALKNHRRIHSETRRHRCHDCGKAFRVSSQLYNHRRVHQKQRELTCRSCQRAFPTQASFRLHMEITHGQTPQARQPRPQQPRPGGSQELGWGSGLDLTLMQEQGLNPGGMAKARSRGGTSQVVKSHVCDQCGRAYRHASSLLNHKNSHKTGTYFCNSCQKEFPNLMSLKNHRRIHTEPKRYQCPDCGKSFRVSTQLICHRRIHTKEKPFTCQQCDKRFSSKSNLRHHMKVHWSGSTAPPSVAMGAPNFLDLSAAVSGSRNFVCGQCGRSYRHASSLLNHKNSHKTGTYFCITCQKEFPNLMSLKNHRRIHTEPKRYRCHECGKSFRVSTALICHRRIHTKEKPFTCQHCSRRFSSKSNLRHHMKVHWRSPKRPRAAQSAFLTVTTRPF